The Syntrophorhabdales bacterium sequence ATAGTGCGTGCTCCTCAGCTCCAGAAGGTCACCTATAAACCGCTCAAAGACTTCACGCCGCTTGTAGCCTACGCGCAAGTCGTCAACCCTATTATCGTTCGTGAGGATGCGCCGTGGAAAAATTTAAAAGAGCTGATCGAGTACGCACGAAACAACCCGAATAAGATCAAGTACAGTTCTGGCGGGGTGGGGACCGGTATGCACCACGCCATGGTGCTGCTGGAAGTGAAGACCGGGATAAAGTGGATTCATGTCCCGTACAAGGGTAACGCGGATGCCGTCACAGCACTTCTTGGGAACCACGTGCAAGTCGCATCCGTTGGACCTGAAGCCTATCCCTTTGTCCGGGCAGGGAAGGTAAGAATATTGGCGATCGCCGAGGCAAAGCGCCACCCTCTCTATCCTGACATTCCTACCCTCAGAGACCTGGGCTACGACTTTGTGAACGACGCTTTTTTCACAGTGATGGGGCCTGCAGGCCTTTCTGTTGACGTACAGAACAAAGTGGAAAGTGCGTTCATCAAGGCTGCGGAAAGCAAAGAAGTTAAGACCGTGATCGATAAGCTAGACCTGGTTCCGGTACTTTATGTTGGAAAAGAGTACG is a genomic window containing:
- a CDS encoding tripartite tricarboxylate transporter substrate binding protein; its protein translation is MGVCLTLIISLSPGSVRAEYPERPVNMYVSYAVGGSLDMSTRAICAAAEKVLGKPIVVENKPGGGGTVALALLANMKPDGYTLASATDSGIVRAPQLQKVTYKPLKDFTPLVAYAQVVNPIIVREDAPWKNLKELIEYARNNPNKIKYSSGGVGTGMHHAMVLLEVKTGIKWIHVPYKGNADAVTALLGNHVQVASVGPEAYPFVRAGKVRILAIAEAKRHPLYPDIPTLRDLGYDFVNDAFFTVMGPAGLSVDVQNKVESAFIKAAESKEVKTVIDKLDLVPVLYVGKEYDTHLKNYWSRMEKSLKETGLIKESATSPY